A single Micromonospora sp. CCTCC AA 2012012 DNA region contains:
- a CDS encoding ATP-binding protein translates to MTSTMKGFRCWTNADVRQTVYSDIGALPIDAGAVFLAAHTPMVVSHRRGEQLPGDGSDERQVLGALQAHIGDPDRNTLIAVTGESGAGKSHVVRWVNAHLDPSPRYHVLYVPRAVQTIRDLLRRIVAGLPGSGGRT, encoded by the coding sequence ATGACCAGCACGATGAAAGGTTTCCGCTGCTGGACAAACGCGGACGTCCGCCAGACGGTCTACTCCGACATCGGTGCATTGCCCATCGATGCAGGCGCAGTCTTCCTCGCGGCGCACACGCCCATGGTCGTGTCGCACCGCAGGGGGGAACAGTTACCGGGCGATGGTTCCGACGAGCGTCAGGTCCTGGGCGCCCTTCAGGCGCACATCGGAGATCCCGACCGGAATACGCTAATCGCGGTCACCGGTGAATCGGGAGCGGGCAAGAGCCATGTGGTGCGGTGGGTCAACGCACACCTAGACCCAAGTCCTCGCTATCACGTCCTCTACGTGCCGCGTGCAGTGCAGACCATCCGCGACCTACTCCGGCGTATCGTCGCTGGTCTCCCCGGCAGTGGGGGCAGGACCTGA
- the dpdG gene encoding protein DpdG, translating to MDYLKRHVLASVPALLVISRYLATQLDGVEENELQRVLRPVAMAETRGVSSAGDDPSSVLTSSLSVGEDLGLFDSERGGRGRRIWKLTDSIRREVGPLPSADSRVFRSLVLRLLSSRALEEVRAGNKPSDVALALTWILLRDPMEPLSLNWDKGPETAFEKAGMRNAVENVEQWGAFRRWIRSLGIATVAQVGRQDAYLLVDPTRALLDVLDRLPRQERAEQWFRQLHEILPVLGHPALISALPQGSVRPQGISASVALAAQKLKRRGILDLAPSADASTAAVLRIGDQSWRIGQVLVAEVAA from the coding sequence GTGGACTATCTGAAGCGGCACGTACTCGCAAGCGTTCCCGCATTGCTAGTGATCAGCCGGTATCTGGCGACGCAACTCGACGGTGTGGAAGAGAACGAGTTGCAGAGGGTGCTGCGACCAGTGGCCATGGCCGAGACGCGTGGCGTCTCGTCCGCTGGCGACGACCCCTCAAGCGTCCTCACTTCATCTTTGAGCGTTGGCGAGGACCTGGGGCTGTTCGACAGCGAGCGCGGCGGGCGTGGGCGACGCATATGGAAGCTGACAGACAGCATCCGGAGGGAGGTTGGACCACTCCCATCCGCAGACTCCCGCGTTTTTCGCAGCCTGGTCCTCCGTTTGCTCTCATCGCGAGCGCTGGAAGAGGTGAGGGCCGGGAACAAGCCGTCCGACGTTGCGCTCGCCCTAACCTGGATCTTGCTACGGGATCCAATGGAACCTCTTTCGTTGAATTGGGACAAGGGGCCGGAGACCGCGTTCGAGAAGGCCGGCATGCGCAACGCTGTTGAGAACGTTGAGCAGTGGGGAGCCTTTCGGCGGTGGATCCGGTCCCTCGGGATAGCGACGGTCGCACAGGTCGGCAGGCAGGATGCCTACCTTCTGGTAGACCCCACCAGGGCACTGCTTGACGTCCTCGACAGACTGCCGCGGCAGGAACGCGCGGAGCAGTGGTTCCGTCAACTACATGAGATCCTGCCCGTGCTCGGCCATCCGGCCCTCATTTCGGCCCTGCCGCAAGGCAGCGTACGACCTCAGGGAATTTCCGCCTCGGTAGCGCTAGCCGCACAGAAGCTGAAGCGCCGAGGAATCCTCGATCTCGCCCCATCGGCCGACGCGAGCACCGCAGCCGTCCTCCGGATCGGCGACCAGAGTTGGCGGATTGGGCAGGTACTTGTTGCGGAGGTGGCCGCATGA